A window of the Oncorhynchus kisutch isolate 150728-3 unplaced genomic scaffold, Okis_V2 Okis02a-Okis13b_hom, whole genome shotgun sequence genome harbors these coding sequences:
- the LOC109877187 gene encoding neurensin-1-like has protein sequence MASACAEICGSDYAEQTQHDQRYGVRSYLHQFYEECTASIWERDEDFQIQRSPSRWSSVLWKVCLALGTLILVTGLIVLLVGYATPTKIEAFGEDELLFVDGHAVLFNRALDVCKLTGAVLFCVGGGLMAVGLLLSAFSKSYSKEELYLQQKFKERLVDIQNTVHPVTRAPTPGESKIPVTLSKVQSVQPNSET, from the exons ATGGCTTCCGCCTGTGCTGAGATCTGTGGGTCAGACTACGCTGAACAGACGCAGCACGACCAGAGATACGGCGTCAGATCATACCTCCACCAGTTCTACGAGGAGTGTACTGCCTCCATCTGGGAACGCGACGAAGATTTTCAGATTCAGAGATCGCCTAGTCGGTGGAGCTCTGTCCTCTGGAAG gtctgtctagcgTTAGGAACCCTGATTCTGGTGACAGGCCTCATTGTCCTACTGGTGGGCTACGCCACCCCGACTAAGATCGAAGCGTTCGGGGAAGACGAGCTCCTCTTCGTGGACGGCCACGCCGTCCTCTTCAACCGAGCCTTGGACGTGTGCAAGCTGACGGGCGCCGTACTGTTCTGCGTGGGCGGCGGCCTGATGGCTGTaggtctcctcctctcagccttcTCTAAGAGCTACTCCAAGGAGGAGCTGTACCTGCAACAGAAGTTTAAGGAGAGGCTGGTTGATATCCAGAATACGGTCCATCCCGTCACCAGAGCCCCTACTCCGGGGGAGAGTAAGATCCCTGTCACCCTGTCTAAAGTGCAAAGTGTCCAGCCCAACTCAGAGACATAA